A genomic window from Candidatus Cloacimonadota bacterium includes:
- a CDS encoding VanZ family protein gives MIDKKVYKILFFAWWAVILVLTSYPKLRSPVDDSLNFDKLAHCLVYFIYAWLFVKMHGNNISSKTLKKLLLLALIIPLFDELHQIPIPGRGFSGWDILADLIGFAIVIFIFRKKISNRRSSHYED, from the coding sequence ATGATTGATAAGAAAGTTTATAAAATTTTATTCTTTGCGTGGTGGGCTGTAATTTTAGTGCTTACATCGTATCCAAAATTACGTTCACCCGTCGATGATTCCTTGAATTTTGATAAACTTGCCCACTGTCTGGTTTATTTTATTTACGCCTGGTTATTTGTTAAAATGCATGGGAATAATATATCGAGTAAAACATTGAAAAAACTTCTACTGCTTGCCCTAATTATTCCACTTTTTGATGAACTTCATCAAATTCCCATTCCTGGACGTGGTTTTTCCGGTTGGGATATTTTAGCCGATCTGATCGGTTTTGCTATAGTTATATTTATTTTCCGAAAAAAAATCTCAAACCGAAGATCAAGCCATTACGAAGATTAA
- the ybeY gene encoding rRNA maturation RNase YbeY — MESKVDHVILDNKAEIELDDDPFSRIMKILIVEEDLDKDSFVNLRLSNNSEIQNMNKKYLGRDELTDVISFSSEMPGIPFLGDIIIDTNVANKQKEKRTLQDELALLFLHGLLHLLNYDHLDTRKAEIMKEKEKRFFEKYKEKI; from the coding sequence TTGGAAAGTAAAGTAGATCATGTAATTCTTGATAATAAGGCTGAGATCGAACTTGATGATGATCCTTTCAGTAGGATCATGAAAATTCTGATAGTTGAAGAAGATCTTGATAAAGATTCTTTCGTTAACTTGCGTCTTTCTAATAATAGTGAAATCCAAAATATGAATAAAAAATATCTGGGAAGGGATGAACTTACAGATGTGATCTCGTTTTCTTCGGAAATGCCGGGAATTCCATTTCTCGGTGATATCATTATCGATACAAACGTAGCAAACAAACAAAAAGAGAAAAGAACATTGCAGGATGAACTGGCTCTACTCTTTCTGCATGGGCTTTTGCATCTTCTAAATTACGATCATCTGGACACAAGAAAAGCTGAAATTATGAAAGAAAAAGAAAAGAGATTTTTCGAAAAATATAAGGAGAAAATTTAA
- a CDS encoding nucleoside monophosphate kinase, which yields MNIVLIGVQGSGKGTQAKLLVEKTGWKHVTTGDLLRDNIANGTELGMKAKSFMDKGELVPDSYVFEIVRVALKSLKDGFILDGFPRNKKQLDFLRENFKIDYAVLLDLADEKAIERLTARRHCEDCKKDYNLLYSKPEVDGVCDDCGGKIVARVDDNEATINKRIEKFHLETNPVIESFAADDLLIKVNADQSVMAIHEEILTKLKNS from the coding sequence ATGAATATTGTATTAATTGGAGTGCAGGGAAGCGGCAAAGGAACTCAAGCAAAATTACTGGTAGAAAAAACTGGTTGGAAACACGTTACCACTGGTGATCTGCTAAGAGATAATATTGCCAACGGAACTGAGCTTGGCATGAAAGCAAAGAGCTTTATGGACAAGGGAGAACTTGTTCCAGATTCTTATGTTTTTGAAATTGTGCGAGTGGCACTTAAAAGCCTTAAAGACGGTTTTATCCTGGATGGTTTTCCACGTAATAAAAAGCAGCTCGATTTTTTGAGAGAAAATTTCAAGATCGATTATGCAGTACTTCTGGATCTGGCAGACGAAAAAGCAATCGAAAGATTAACTGCACGTCGTCATTGCGAAGACTGCAAGAAAGATTATAACCTGCTTTACAGCAAGCCAGAAGTTGATGGCGTTTGTGATGATTGCGGTGGCAAGATCGTGGCCAGAGTTGATGATAACGAAGCTACTATAAATAAGAGAATTGAAAAATTCCACCTCGAAACAAATCCTGTTATCGAAAGCTTTGCTGCCGACGATTTACTGATCAAAGTTAATGCTGATCAGTCTGTTATGGCTATTCATGAGGAAATTCTAACAAAACTGAAAAATTCTTAA
- a CDS encoding NAD-dependent epimerase/dehydratase family protein, producing the protein MNKIAVTGANGFVGSNLVRKLMKNGHQVKCLVRAGSDLSLLPENADIYKIDYHDLKEIAEVLHDCEIIIHNAALTRAKSWKAFQKINVNLTETLTQIAANNINTKRFIFISSQAAAGPASGPDDPVQENDDPHPVSWYGKSKLLAEQAVKNSRLPFTIIRPVSVFGPGDKDFLEYFRMIKNHLAAFIGFKSKFISLVFVEDLVEIIYRSLENKQTENEILFAASTPQISMQEFVNTLKKIMHSKTIDLHLPHFLIDIAALFSELASFFSIKPPILNKQKAKEFKQRYWLVDDTKMKNLLSFEPELTLQEQIKKTFEWYKNKGWL; encoded by the coding sequence ATGAATAAAATTGCAGTAACTGGTGCGAACGGATTTGTGGGCAGCAATCTGGTTCGAAAACTAATGAAAAATGGACATCAGGTAAAATGCCTGGTGCGTGCAGGATCGGATTTGTCTCTGCTTCCAGAAAATGCTGATATATACAAAATAGATTATCACGATTTGAAGGAAATAGCAGAAGTTTTGCATGACTGTGAAATAATAATTCACAACGCCGCTCTTACCAGAGCAAAAAGTTGGAAAGCTTTCCAGAAAATAAACGTGAATCTCACTGAAACATTAACCCAAATAGCTGCAAATAATATAAATACAAAACGCTTTATTTTCATCAGCAGCCAGGCAGCGGCGGGACCAGCTTCGGGCCCAGATGATCCTGTGCAGGAAAATGATGATCCTCATCCTGTTTCCTGGTATGGTAAAAGTAAGTTGCTGGCAGAGCAAGCCGTTAAGAATTCCCGGCTTCCTTTTACAATTATTCGTCCCGTTTCTGTTTTCGGTCCGGGCGACAAAGATTTCCTGGAATATTTTAGAATGATCAAGAATCATCTGGCTGCTTTTATCGGATTCAAATCAAAATTTATCAGCCTTGTTTTCGTGGAAGATCTGGTGGAAATTATCTACAGATCGCTGGAAAATAAGCAAACGGAAAATGAGATATTATTTGCTGCTTCCACACCCCAAATTTCCATGCAGGAATTTGTGAACACTTTAAAAAAAATAATGCATTCTAAAACTATCGATCTTCATCTTCCCCATTTTTTAATAGATATTGCAGCTTTATTTTCAGAATTAGCGAGTTTCTTCAGCATCAAACCACCGATCTTGAACAAACAAAAAGCAAAGGAGTTCAAACAGAGATACTGGCTGGTTGATGATACAAAAATGAAAAATCTTTTGAGCTTTGAACCTGAATTAACTTTACAAGAACAGATCAAAAAAACTTTTGAATGGTATAAAAATAAAGGTTGGTTATGA
- a CDS encoding HDIG domain-containing protein, whose protein sequence is MEKIKYILIISTAIIIALLHFLVNPYKFYNYQYDLKLGEIAEKDIIAPFDFFVYKNQETLKAEQDAAAAKVQPIYRVSENLKFNAQKNLDFIFQHFTLSTIKDSTEIREKLLQNGYDLSMNSIQNLMNDKRRFRIYNFLAKELSDIFTIGIYPDNYRYQKIKLVKINRITEYELNRLYSLEEAKNKLIAKSSSDIDKQIIKEIADIILIENIVIDNEMTELEKQKAREKVPTTLGKVQKNEEIIGKNQKVTSTELLKLQSMLRAQKDQSTKKNNNQLILSSLGVFLFSIIILFALYYILSIFFPKNFSSTPRLVILLCSLITSILFTIIVNSLLQLPSLIIPYSFSVLLIAIIFSPHVGITFNFINLIFVSLFLSWSIINPIVMCLATLGGVIALKNMKKRLEYYPLTLYLILGFLLIITSFTLIRHESFMIFLWHLLWSTISVISSIMILVLLTPIVERKLNMATKQILLELLDFDNPVLKKMSMIIPGTYHHSLIVGNLAESAAEGIGANHLLARVGSYYHDIGKLENPQFFVENNPNSTELHDKMQANESANLIKNHIANGVALAKRSKLPKPVIEILQQHHGTSKIRYFYNKAIESNLEIDENQFHYEGPKPQTKEAAIVMIADIVESTTKSLSDFSEEAISDVMDKTLKNLINDGQLDEAPVTIRELDIIKKYMLPILMGVYRKRLEYPEEHKD, encoded by the coding sequence TTGGAAAAAATTAAATATATCCTTATCATTTCTACTGCAATTATTATTGCACTTCTGCACTTCCTGGTAAACCCCTACAAGTTTTATAACTATCAGTACGACCTTAAACTTGGTGAGATTGCAGAAAAGGATATTATTGCTCCTTTTGATTTTTTTGTTTATAAAAACCAGGAAACTTTGAAAGCTGAACAGGATGCTGCAGCTGCCAAAGTACAGCCGATTTACAGAGTTTCGGAAAATCTTAAATTCAACGCACAAAAAAATCTGGATTTCATATTTCAGCATTTTACATTATCTACAATAAAAGACAGTACAGAAATCAGAGAAAAGCTACTGCAAAATGGATATGACCTATCAATGAACAGTATTCAAAACCTGATGAATGATAAGAGAAGATTTAGAATTTATAACTTTCTTGCAAAAGAGCTTTCCGATATTTTCACAATTGGAATTTATCCTGACAATTATCGTTATCAGAAGATCAAATTAGTAAAAATCAATAGAATTACTGAATATGAATTAAACCGCCTGTATTCGTTGGAGGAAGCTAAAAATAAGCTTATAGCAAAATCAAGTTCTGATATTGATAAACAGATAATAAAAGAGATCGCCGATATTATTTTAATCGAAAATATCGTTATCGATAACGAAATGACCGAGCTGGAAAAGCAGAAAGCGCGAGAAAAAGTTCCAACAACTTTGGGTAAAGTTCAAAAGAATGAAGAAATAATCGGAAAGAATCAAAAGGTAACATCTACAGAACTTCTCAAGCTTCAATCGATGCTGAGAGCTCAGAAAGACCAATCTACAAAGAAAAACAACAATCAATTAATACTATCATCTCTGGGTGTATTTCTGTTTTCAATAATCATTCTTTTTGCGTTATATTATATTCTTAGCATTTTCTTTCCCAAAAACTTCAGTTCTACTCCAAGGCTGGTTATCTTGCTGTGCAGTCTTATTACTTCTATATTATTCACGATAATTGTTAATAGTTTATTGCAACTACCATCGCTGATAATTCCCTACAGTTTCAGTGTACTTCTAATTGCAATCATTTTCTCACCACACGTAGGAATCACATTCAATTTTATTAATCTTATTTTTGTTTCATTATTCCTTAGCTGGAGTATAATAAATCCGATCGTAATGTGCCTTGCAACTCTGGGTGGAGTTATCGCTCTTAAGAACATGAAAAAAAGATTGGAATATTATCCGCTGACATTATATCTGATTTTAGGATTTCTTCTTATTATTACTTCTTTCACCCTGATCCGTCATGAAAGTTTTATGATCTTCCTGTGGCATTTATTGTGGTCTACGATTTCTGTTATTAGCTCTATCATGATATTGGTATTGCTAACACCGATTGTAGAAAGAAAGCTGAATATGGCTACAAAACAGATATTGTTAGAGCTTCTGGATTTTGATAATCCTGTTCTAAAAAAAATGTCGATGATAATTCCCGGAACTTATCATCATTCCCTCATTGTAGGAAACCTGGCCGAAAGTGCAGCAGAAGGGATTGGAGCGAACCATTTATTAGCGCGCGTGGGAAGTTATTATCATGATATCGGCAAATTGGAAAATCCCCAATTCTTCGTGGAAAACAATCCCAATTCCACCGAACTTCACGATAAAATGCAGGCCAATGAAAGTGCAAATCTTATTAAAAATCATATTGCCAATGGAGTTGCCTTAGCAAAACGTTCCAAACTGCCAAAACCTGTTATTGAAATTCTGCAGCAGCACCACGGAACCAGCAAAATACGTTATTTTTATAATAAAGCAATTGAATCTAATCTGGAAATCGATGAAAATCAATTCCATTATGAAGGTCCTAAACCACAAACCAAAGAAGCTGCCATTGTTATGATCGCAGATATAGTGGAATCTACCACCAAATCACTTTCTGATTTTAGTGAAGAAGCTATTTCGGATGTGATGGACAAAACTTTGAAAAATCTTATAAATGATGGACAATTGGATGAAGCTCCAGTTACCATACGGGAATTGGATATCATAAAAAAATATATGCTGCCGATTTTGATGGGAGTTTACAGAAAACGCCTGGAATATCCAGAAGAACATAAGGACTAA
- the dapA gene encoding 4-hydroxy-tetrahydrodipicolinate synthase, whose protein sequence is MLKGSYVALVTPFKNNEIDYNALENLIDFHLENGTDGILFCGTTGEAPSLAGDEKERLINFGLQKIDGRIPVMMGTGTNNLSHTIAATSRAKEWGVNSALVITPYYNKPTQNGLYLYVKAVAENTDIPIVIYNVPGRTGVNISAATTLKLAHEFKNIVGIKEASGDLVQLCKIVKDAPKDFSVLSGEDALNFPILCCGGKGVISVTANILPKQVHDVVEMVQKRKYEKAREIHLELSEINEALFYETNPIPVKEALHLMGMIEQEFRLPICKMEAENLAMLKSVLENYKLN, encoded by the coding sequence ATGCTGAAAGGATCTTATGTAGCGTTGGTAACACCCTTCAAAAATAACGAGATAGATTACAATGCTCTGGAAAACTTGATCGATTTTCACCTGGAAAATGGCACTGATGGAATTCTTTTCTGCGGCACCACAGGAGAAGCTCCTTCTTTGGCTGGAGATGAAAAAGAGAGATTGATAAATTTTGGATTGCAGAAAATTGACGGCAGAATTCCTGTGATGATGGGAACCGGAACCAATAATCTTTCTCACACGATCGCAGCAACTTCACGCGCCAAAGAATGGGGTGTAAACAGCGCCTTGGTGATAACTCCTTATTACAACAAACCAACTCAAAACGGACTCTATCTGTACGTCAAAGCAGTGGCAGAAAATACTGATATACCTATCGTTATTTACAATGTTCCCGGTAGGACTGGTGTTAATATTTCTGCTGCAACCACTTTGAAACTTGCACATGAATTCAAGAATATAGTCGGAATAAAAGAAGCCAGCGGCGATCTGGTGCAGCTCTGCAAGATCGTTAAAGATGCTCCAAAAGATTTTTCTGTGCTTTCCGGCGAAGATGCTTTGAATTTTCCAATTTTATGTTGCGGGGGAAAGGGTGTTATTTCCGTTACTGCCAATATTCTGCCAAAACAAGTTCATGATGTGGTTGAAATGGTTCAGAAAAGAAAATATGAAAAAGCACGCGAAATTCATTTAGAGCTGTCTGAAATAAATGAAGCACTGTTTTATGAAACCAATCCGATCCCGGTAAAAGAAGCACTTCATTTAATGGGAATGATCGAGCAGGAATTTCGCCTTCCGATCTGCAAAATGGAAGCTGAAAACTTAGCTATGTTAAAATCAGTTTTAGAAAATTATAAATTAAATTGA
- a CDS encoding DUF3108 domain-containing protein — MKKYNLIFLLFFIFYLNAERMELSIRYIGLPVVNVEMTDVNNTITVKAKATKIASIAAKMDNTYISHYSDNYLPNSYKKIIHQKDYHENRVTEYFRATKTAKKTSYINYDKNKVFPINSESRDFFSSLFYLRTVCDQPFGELYLDANSLIWKANYKNLGKELINTELGKLNAIKIKLTFQKISDKETENTDMLTNNLVTEEKSLIFWFSDDERHIPLKAKFMMKPFAVVWKLENYSE; from the coding sequence ATGAAGAAATATAATTTAATCTTTCTGCTATTTTTTATTTTTTATTTAAACGCTGAACGAATGGAGCTTTCCATTCGTTATATCGGCCTGCCGGTAGTGAATGTGGAAATGACCGATGTCAATAATACGATAACCGTGAAAGCCAAAGCAACCAAAATTGCCAGTATTGCCGCTAAAATGGATAATACATACATTTCACACTATTCTGATAATTACCTGCCGAATTCTTACAAGAAGATCATCCATCAGAAAGATTATCATGAAAACCGTGTTACAGAGTATTTTCGAGCTACAAAAACTGCAAAGAAAACAAGTTACATCAATTACGATAAAAATAAAGTTTTCCCGATAAACTCGGAAAGCCGCGATTTTTTCTCATCACTTTTTTATCTTAGAACTGTTTGCGATCAACCTTTCGGTGAATTGTATCTGGATGCAAATTCTCTCATTTGGAAAGCAAACTACAAAAATTTAGGAAAAGAGCTCATCAACACAGAACTTGGTAAATTGAACGCTATAAAGATTAAACTGACTTTCCAAAAAATTTCTGATAAAGAAACAGAAAATACTGATATGCTCACAAATAATCTTGTAACAGAAGAAAAGTCGCTTATCTTCTGGTTCTCGGACGATGAACGTCACATACCTTTGAAAGCAAAATTTATGATGAAACCGTTTGCCGTTGTGTGGAAACTGGAAAACTATTCAGAATGA
- a CDS encoding RluA family pseudouridine synthase, with product MEIDKILNFTFEEESSTRLDVFLSNLKQENLYSRSYIDKLIKNNLVKVNDKNEKKSYKLINGDTITISIPKQKSAEILPQKIPLDVIYEDQFLAIINKQSGISVHPGAGIKDGTLVNALMHHFKGELSSGNDALRPGIVHRLDKDTSGLIIMAKDDKTHSLLSSMFQEQSIKKSYFAVLCGVPSEVEGTLETYIDRSKTDRTKMVVSAKGRKAITHYKILQDYHFFSTAQIDLETGRTHQIRVHFSHLNCPVLGDQTYNSLKRTLSLLNVQYHKKVKYLLAKHLQRQALHAHRLEFTHPVTKENVNVEAPIPDDIQYALNWLAKNFEV from the coding sequence CTGGAAATCGATAAAATATTGAACTTCACTTTTGAAGAAGAAAGTTCCACTCGATTGGATGTTTTTCTAAGCAATCTGAAACAGGAAAATCTCTATTCACGTTCCTACATCGATAAATTGATAAAAAATAATCTGGTCAAAGTTAATGATAAAAATGAGAAGAAAAGCTATAAACTGATAAATGGCGATACGATAACTATCAGCATTCCCAAACAAAAAAGCGCTGAAATTTTACCTCAAAAGATTCCTCTCGATGTAATTTACGAAGATCAGTTTCTGGCGATCATCAATAAACAATCCGGCATTTCTGTACATCCCGGAGCTGGCATCAAAGATGGAACGCTGGTGAATGCTTTGATGCATCATTTCAAGGGTGAACTTTCCAGTGGAAATGATGCTTTGCGCCCTGGAATCGTGCATCGCCTGGACAAAGATACCAGCGGTCTTATCATCATGGCAAAAGACGATAAAACTCATTCGCTGCTTTCTTCGATGTTCCAGGAACAGAGCATCAAGAAATCCTATTTTGCAGTGCTCTGTGGAGTTCCGTCAGAAGTGGAAGGAACGCTAGAAACTTACATCGACCGCAGCAAAACCGACCGTACCAAGATGGTAGTTTCAGCCAAAGGCAGAAAAGCTATAACTCATTACAAAATTCTGCAAGATTATCATTTCTTTTCCACAGCCCAGATCGACTTGGAAACCGGAAGAACTCATCAGATTAGAGTTCATTTTTCGCATTTGAATTGTCCTGTTCTGGGAGATCAAACCTATAACAGCCTTAAACGCACACTCAGTTTATTGAATGTGCAATATCATAAAAAAGTAAAATATCTGCTGGCAAAGCACTTGCAGCGACAGGCTTTGCATGCGCACAGATTAGAATTCACCCATCCTGTTACAAAAGAAAATGTCAATGTAGAAGCTCCGATTCCGGATGACATCCAATATGCTTTAAACTGGTTAGCCAAGAATTTCGAAGTGTAG
- a CDS encoding hemolysin family protein — MEISFSILVIIGFLMLSAFFSGSETAFFSLTKIQLKKIEKNKSKSARRLQRLINNPRELLIIILLGNTIVNVAASSVAAILAIYLADNVLINFPKSLILTAQIVVMTILLLIFGEITPKLIAFSSPERVSNFSSFFLEIIKYLLWPVIKILEYISILFSSKEKSENSHHITSEDFKNLIKSKAAQDSLEEKEKKIIYSILRFSSTTAREIMTPRVDIVSVEISETLTSVRESIIDSGHSKIPIYEESIDNIIGIIYAKDLILNPDQSSMNSFFRPSLFITENTKIQNLLNQFKAKKVQIAIVVDEYGGTSGLITLEDILEELVGEIMDEYDKEKPMIDKASDDEWMISGMHTIAELNDEFQLNIDNDEYDNLADFLYDNFNKVPKRNEKFIFADKVEFTITQVKGNRIQYAKMKLLPPADEEI; from the coding sequence GTGGAAATAAGTTTTTCTATTTTAGTGATTATTGGATTCTTAATGCTGTCAGCATTCTTTTCAGGATCGGAAACAGCTTTCTTTTCACTTACCAAAATTCAACTGAAAAAAATTGAAAAGAACAAATCTAAAAGCGCTCGCAGATTGCAACGACTTATAAATAATCCACGAGAACTGCTGATAATTATTCTTTTGGGAAATACTATCGTAAATGTTGCGGCATCTTCTGTAGCGGCTATTTTGGCGATCTATCTGGCAGACAATGTATTGATTAATTTTCCCAAATCTCTAATTTTAACCGCTCAGATTGTAGTAATGACAATTTTACTGTTAATCTTTGGTGAAATAACTCCCAAGCTGATCGCCTTTTCTTCACCAGAAAGAGTTTCGAATTTCTCAAGTTTCTTTCTGGAAATTATCAAATATCTGTTGTGGCCTGTCATCAAAATATTAGAATATATCAGTATTTTATTTTCTTCTAAAGAAAAATCTGAAAACTCTCATCACATTACATCTGAAGATTTTAAAAATCTAATCAAATCGAAAGCTGCCCAAGATTCTCTGGAAGAAAAGGAAAAGAAAATTATCTACAGTATTTTGCGGTTTTCCTCTACGACCGCAAGAGAAATTATGACACCTCGTGTTGATATAGTTTCTGTGGAGATTTCCGAGACTCTTACTTCTGTTCGGGAGAGTATAATTGATTCTGGACATTCCAAAATTCCAATTTATGAGGAAAGTATCGATAATATAATCGGAATTATATATGCTAAAGATCTTATTCTGAATCCAGATCAAAGCAGCATGAATTCTTTTTTCCGACCTTCTCTTTTTATTACGGAAAATACCAAAATTCAAAATCTTTTAAATCAGTTCAAAGCCAAAAAAGTGCAAATCGCTATCGTGGTAGATGAATACGGTGGAACTTCTGGACTTATTACTTTGGAAGATATTCTGGAAGAACTTGTCGGTGAGATCATGGATGAATACGACAAAGAAAAACCGATGATTGACAAAGCGAGCGATGATGAATGGATGATAAGCGGAATGCACACCATTGCAGAGCTCAATGATGAATTCCAATTAAATATTGATAATGACGAATACGATAATCTGGCAGATTTTCTTTATGACAATTTCAATAAGGTTCCCAAACGAAATGAAAAATTTATCTTTGCCGATAAAGTGGAATTCACAATTACTCAAGTTAAAGGAAACCGCATCCAATACGCCAAAATGAAATTACTCCCACCTGCCGATGAAGAAATATAA
- a CDS encoding PAS domain-containing protein: protein MKNTFTGKIRFLVILLFLITITQTGIIFQLMDSSVDIADLKMNIQNTLFITVFLQFMIVIIIIFYIPVFLHKAFSEIHNILKDISQGIYNIDIDLDVYNRSMDKEFLAVLDSINEMLKSVLTFDKLKKDKIVEHHNRILAILNLTDDGFMALDVKGNIVYINDIVTKTFPSISENQNMIESNFPPEVENNIKKYILHILKSKTKQQPQQFFMPSMKKHISLNSAVIRDANGQMAGVVVSFTNLGMKKKEEKE, encoded by the coding sequence ATGAAGAATACATTTACCGGAAAAATTCGATTCTTAGTTATCTTGTTATTTTTAATTACGATAACCCAAACGGGAATTATCTTTCAACTCATGGATAGCTCGGTAGATATTGCTGATCTCAAAATGAATATCCAAAACACTCTTTTCATCACTGTATTCCTGCAATTTATGATCGTGATCATTATCATTTTTTACATTCCTGTTTTCCTGCATAAAGCCTTTTCCGAAATTCACAATATTCTGAAAGATATTTCTCAGGGAATCTACAACATCGATATTGATCTTGATGTTTATAATAGATCGATGGATAAAGAATTCCTGGCTGTTCTTGATTCCATCAATGAAATGCTGAAATCGGTGCTGACTTTTGATAAACTGAAAAAGGATAAGATCGTGGAACATCACAATCGAATTCTGGCGATATTGAACCTGACCGATGATGGTTTTATGGCTTTGGATGTGAAAGGAAATATCGTTTATATTAACGACATTGTAACAAAAACATTTCCATCGATCAGTGAAAATCAGAATATGATCGAATCAAACTTTCCGCCAGAAGTGGAAAACAATATAAAAAAGTACATCCTGCACATCCTGAAAAGCAAAACAAAACAGCAACCACAGCAATTTTTCATGCCTTCCATGAAAAAGCATATTTCACTCAACAGTGCGGTTATTCGCGATGCCAACGGACAAATGGCTGGAGTTGTGGTTTCTTTTACCAATCTGGGAATGAAGAAAAAGGAAGAAAAAGAGTAA
- a CDS encoding TrkA family potassium uptake protein: protein MAKFAVIGLGKFGLNVATTLFDKGAEVIAIDNDQSLIDEISGRVSVAINMNSTDERALKMNRIQDVDAVILAIGNSIEVSVLTAVILKKLGASNIYAKVDSKVHARILELLGVPNIIFPEEQIGIQLANSLISSSVLEYIDLSSGHSVVELVVPEEWVGKTLQQLALPTEKGVNIVAIKYTEQIVTKEGDNRMQKKVNDMPGANDVVNEEDVLVLIGPKAKINDLIKETSQQI from the coding sequence ATGGCAAAATTTGCTGTGATAGGATTAGGAAAATTTGGCTTGAATGTAGCTACCACGCTTTTCGATAAAGGTGCGGAAGTTATTGCCATCGATAACGATCAATCTCTGATCGATGAGATCAGCGGACGTGTGAGCGTGGCAATTAATATGAACAGTACAGATGAACGGGCACTCAAGATGAATCGCATCCAGGATGTTGATGCTGTGATTCTGGCGATTGGCAACAGCATCGAAGTAAGTGTGTTGACTGCTGTTATCCTGAAGAAACTGGGAGCGAGTAATATTTATGCCAAAGTAGATAGTAAAGTTCACGCTCGAATTTTGGAACTTCTGGGCGTTCCAAATATTATTTTCCCGGAAGAACAGATCGGAATTCAACTGGCAAATTCACTGATTTCCAGCAGCGTTTTGGAATATATCGATCTTTCCAGCGGACACAGCGTGGTGGAATTGGTAGTTCCGGAAGAATGGGTCGGTAAAACCCTGCAACAGCTGGCACTTCCCACCGAAAAAGGAGTGAACATAGTTGCCATCAAATATACAGAGCAGATTGTGACGAAAGAAGGTGACAATCGGATGCAGAAAAAAGTAAATGACATGCCTGGTGCAAATGACGTGGTAAACGAAGAAGATGTACTGGTTTTGATCGGTCCAAAAGCCAAGATCAACGATCTGATCAAAGAAACTTCTCAACAGATTTAA